A section of the Deltaproteobacteria bacterium genome encodes:
- the fabD gene encoding ACP S-malonyltransferase, with product MENTAFVFPGQGSQSVGMGADLVQNFIAARRVFEEASDTIQLDLLRLCTEGPAKELNRTELTQAALLTTSMAVYRVLDSETGWKPAFVAGHSLGEYSAVTAAGGFDLADAVSLVRKRGIFMQEAVPEGEGAMAAILGMELALLQKICEDVDGLVVPANLNCPGQIVISGEREAVQVASDRAKEAGAKRALVLPVSVPSHSPLMEPVSKKLQEALDVTPMEDLAVPLMNNVAAEEVRIAEAVREGLVRQLTSTLRWEESIRAMLARGIEIFVEVGPGKVLSNLIRRIDRNVRVFNPADAEGLKNLLKEIPAGREV from the coding sequence GTGGAAAATACAGCTTTTGTCTTTCCGGGTCAGGGTTCTCAGTCGGTCGGGATGGGAGCCGATCTGGTCCAAAATTTTATTGCGGCACGCCGTGTCTTTGAAGAGGCCTCCGATACCATTCAACTTGATCTGCTCCGTCTCTGTACGGAGGGTCCGGCGAAGGAATTAAACCGGACGGAGCTGACCCAGGCGGCGCTGCTGACGACGAGCATGGCGGTGTACCGGGTTCTTGATTCCGAAACGGGATGGAAACCGGCCTTCGTGGCCGGGCACAGCCTCGGTGAATACAGCGCTGTCACGGCGGCCGGGGGATTTGACCTGGCTGATGCCGTTTCCCTGGTGCGTAAACGGGGAATTTTCATGCAGGAGGCCGTGCCCGAAGGAGAGGGGGCCATGGCGGCGATCCTCGGGATGGAACTTGCACTGTTGCAGAAGATCTGTGAAGATGTCGATGGCTTGGTTGTCCCGGCCAACCTGAACTGCCCCGGGCAGATCGTGATCTCCGGGGAGCGGGAAGCGGTGCAGGTTGCCTCCGACCGTGCGAAGGAGGCTGGAGCGAAGCGTGCATTGGTCCTGCCTGTGAGTGTTCCTTCGCATTCGCCCCTGATGGAGCCGGTCTCAAAAAAGTTACAGGAGGCCCTGGATGTTACGCCGATGGAGGACCTGGCGGTTCCGCTGATGAACAATGTTGCCGCTGAGGAAGTCCGTATTGCAGAGGCCGTGAGAGAAGGCCTGGTACGACAGTTGACGTCGACACTGCGGTGGGAGGAGAGCATCCGGGCCATGCTCGCTCGCGGGATCGAGATCTTTGTCGAAGTGGGGCCGGGAAAGGTTCTGTCCAACCTGATCCGAAGAATTGATCGCAACGTGCGGGTCTTTAATCCGGCCGATGCCGAGGGGCTGAAAAATCTTCT
- a CDS encoding electron transfer flavoprotein subunit alpha — translation MAIIVCKEKCTGCGICADQCPFGAIEIIDGTAVISEECTLCGACVEVCEFVALTMEEEQSAASSMDLSAYRGIWVFAEQRKGKISTVVLELLNEGRKLADRLDTHLSAVLLGHEISQQSEWLIAHGADRVYLADDPMLADFNGDAYASVLADLIEKEKPEIVLTGATAIGRSFIPRVAARIGTGLTADCTGLDVDPGKRELLQTRPAFGGNILATILCPNHRPQMATVRHKVFKQAPEEAGRKGEVIPVMMNGTVADLHREVIQTVEEIEDTVNITEADIIVSGGRGVGSKENFSVIEDLARVLGGAVGASRAVVDAEWIAYSHQVGQTGKTVCPKLYIACGISGAVQHLAGMQSSDVIVAINKDPEAPIFKAATYGIVGDLFEIVPMMTKAFRK, via the coding sequence ATGGCGATTATCGTCTGCAAGGAAAAATGTACGGGTTGCGGCATCTGTGCCGATCAGTGTCCGTTCGGCGCCATCGAGATCATTGACGGCACCGCGGTGATCAGCGAGGAGTGTACCCTCTGCGGCGCCTGCGTTGAGGTCTGTGAGTTTGTCGCCCTTACGATGGAAGAGGAACAGTCCGCCGCCTCTTCGATGGATCTTTCGGCCTACCGGGGGATCTGGGTCTTTGCAGAGCAGCGGAAGGGAAAGATCTCTACGGTGGTCCTGGAACTGCTTAATGAAGGGCGAAAACTGGCCGATCGTCTCGATACTCATCTGAGCGCCGTTCTCCTCGGTCACGAGATCTCACAACAGTCGGAATGGTTGATCGCCCACGGCGCCGACCGGGTCTATCTCGCCGATGACCCCATGTTGGCCGACTTCAACGGCGATGCCTATGCGTCGGTTCTGGCGGACCTGATCGAAAAGGAGAAACCGGAAATCGTGCTCACGGGTGCGACGGCCATCGGCCGTTCCTTTATTCCCCGGGTGGCGGCACGGATCGGAACGGGGTTGACCGCCGATTGCACCGGTCTGGATGTCGATCCGGGGAAACGGGAACTTCTTCAGACCCGCCCCGCCTTCGGCGGCAATATCCTGGCGACGATCCTCTGTCCCAATCACCGGCCCCAGATGGCTACGGTCCGGCACAAGGTCTTCAAACAGGCGCCGGAAGAAGCCGGCCGTAAAGGTGAGGTGATTCCCGTGATGATGAACGGGACCGTAGCGGATCTTCATCGGGAGGTGATTCAGACCGTTGAAGAGATCGAAGATACCGTCAACATTACCGAGGCCGACATCATCGTCAGCGGGGGGCGAGGCGTGGGGAGTAAAGAGAATTTTTCCGTCATCGAGGACTTGGCCAGGGTTTTAGGCGGTGCCGTCGGGGCCTCCAGAGCGGTCGTCGATGCGGAGTGGATCGCCTACTCTCACCAGGTCGGCCAGACCGGGAAGACCGTCTGTCCCAAGCTCTATATTGCCTGCGGGATCTCCGGTGCGGTGCAGCATCTGGCGGGGATGCAATCTTCCGATGTGATTGTTGCGATCAACAAGGATCCCGAGGCTCCGATCTTTAAAGCGGCGACCTACGGGATCGTGGGGGACCTTTTCGAGATCGTTCCGATGATGACCAAGGCCTTCCGGAAATAA
- a CDS encoding electron transfer flavoprotein subunit beta/FixA family protein, protein MRIVVCIKQVPDVADVRIDPETNTLVREGVPSIVNPFDMYALEEALRLRERFGGEVTLLTMGPPQAEAALREGISLGADEAVLVSDRAFAGSDTLATAYTLAMAIRKMGEPDLVLCGKQAIDGDTAQVGPGIAENLHWGFAAYVRKIEEVAEGTMRLERLMDDGYDLLQTRLPAVITVVKEINEPRLPSLKGKMKAKKIEIPVWSAEEIGANPARLGLSGSPTKVSKIFMPEFRRQGEILEGEPEAQVARLVSEIERLNIV, encoded by the coding sequence ATGAGAATCGTTGTTTGTATTAAACAGGTGCCTGATGTGGCCGATGTCCGGATCGATCCGGAGACGAACACCCTCGTCCGTGAGGGGGTGCCGAGCATTGTGAACCCCTTTGATATGTACGCCCTTGAAGAGGCGCTCCGGCTCAGGGAACGGTTCGGCGGGGAGGTGACACTCCTGACCATGGGGCCGCCCCAGGCGGAGGCCGCTCTGCGGGAAGGGATCTCTCTGGGGGCCGATGAGGCCGTTCTCGTTTCGGACCGTGCCTTCGCCGGTTCCGATACCCTTGCGACCGCCTATACGCTGGCCATGGCGATCCGAAAGATGGGTGAACCCGATCTTGTCCTTTGCGGCAAACAGGCCATTGATGGCGACACCGCCCAGGTTGGGCCGGGGATCGCCGAGAATCTCCACTGGGGATTTGCCGCCTATGTGCGGAAGATCGAAGAAGTCGCAGAGGGGACCATGCGGCTGGAACGGCTCATGGATGATGGGTATGACCTTTTGCAGACCCGACTCCCTGCCGTGATTACCGTGGTCAAGGAGATCAATGAACCCCGCCTTCCTTCACTGAAAGGAAAGATGAAGGCAAAAAAAATAGAGATTCCGGTCTGGAGCGCCGAAGAGATCGGCGCCAATCCGGCTCGTCTCGGCCTTTCGGGGTCTCCCACCAAGGTTTCAAAGATCTTTATGCCGGAGTTTCGCCGTCAGGGAGAGATTCTCGAAGGGGAACCGGAGGCGCAGGTTGCGCGGCTGGTCTCTGAGATTGAGCGGCTGAATATCGTGTAG